One Pseudomonas entomophila genomic window carries:
- a CDS encoding YceI family protein, with translation MLKKTFAALALGTALISAGQAMAADYKIDKEGQHAFVDWKISHLGYSFIHGTFKDFDGNFTWDSTKPEASKINVDLKTASLWSNHAERDKHIASKDFLDVKKYPEAKFVSTSVKPTGDKTADVTGDLTMHGVTKPVTFKAVFNGEGKDPWGGERAGFNATTTLNLNDFNIKGPGATSQTLDLDISVEGVKQK, from the coding sequence ATGTTGAAAAAGACTTTTGCCGCCCTGGCGCTCGGTACCGCCCTGATTTCCGCCGGCCAGGCCATGGCTGCCGATTACAAGATCGACAAGGAAGGCCAGCACGCGTTCGTCGACTGGAAGATCAGCCACCTGGGCTACAGCTTCATCCACGGTACCTTCAAGGATTTCGACGGTAACTTCACCTGGGACAGCACAAAGCCCGAGGCCAGCAAGATCAACGTCGACCTGAAGACTGCCAGCCTGTGGTCGAACCACGCCGAGCGTGACAAGCACATCGCCAGCAAAGACTTCCTGGATGTGAAGAAGTACCCGGAAGCCAAGTTCGTCTCCACCAGCGTCAAGCCCACTGGCGACAAGACCGCTGATGTGACTGGCGACCTGACCATGCACGGTGTGACCAAGCCGGTCACTTTCAAGGCTGTGTTCAATGGCGAAGGCAAGGACCCGTGGGGCGGCGAGCGTGCCGGCTTCAACGCCACCACCACCCTGAACCTGAACGACTTCAACATCAAGGGCCCGGGCGCTACCTCGCAGACCCTGGACCTGGACATCAGTGTCGAAGGCGTGAAGCAGAAGTAA
- a CDS encoding flavin monoamine oxidase family protein, with translation MAAAWVRLCAFVLIGVSSGATLAKDKTAIVVGGGLAGLTAAYELQGKGWQVTLLEAKPGMGGRSGLATSEWIGNGKTQPVLNQYLEQFKVATLPAPEFVRTPGYLIDGEYFSAADLTAKQPATAEALKRYEKTLDDLARSIEDPLNPAANSTLFALDQMNVSTWLDKLQLPATARQLVNQQIRTRYDEPSRLSLLYFAQQNRVYRNISDRDLRAARLPGGSPVLAQAFVKQLKTIKTSSPVTSIVQDKDGVTVKVGSVGYQADYLVMAVPLRALAKIQMTPGLDNQHLAALKGTNYGWRDQLMLKFKNPVWESRARMSGEIFSNAGLGMLWIEPALKGGANVVINLSGDNARLLQAFGDKQMVDQVLIRLHAFYPQARGAFTGYEVRRYSTDAGTGGAYLAYGPGQISKYWRLWERPVQRITFAGEHTDALYPGTLEGALRSGQRAASQVLDLAAGKSFDPVKAAPVAAAAAVGAVAAKDKGGFFSNLFGGSSDKAQPASAKAEPVKTEAAAQDKPGFFSRLFGGADKPQVKVAPVAKAEEAAPAPAPVQVPAPAAPVIEAKEEPAKPVATKPAPAKAVAKPAAKQAAHKPASKPEPVKKATAKSEPVKKPVVNSQANAN, from the coding sequence ATGGCTGCTGCTTGGGTGCGCCTGTGCGCGTTTGTATTGATTGGGGTGTCCAGCGGCGCGACGCTGGCCAAAGACAAGACTGCGATCGTTGTCGGCGGCGGCCTGGCGGGCCTGACCGCCGCCTACGAGCTGCAAGGCAAGGGCTGGCAGGTCACCCTGCTGGAAGCCAAGCCGGGCATGGGCGGGCGTTCGGGCCTGGCCACCAGCGAATGGATCGGCAACGGCAAGACCCAGCCGGTGCTCAACCAGTACCTGGAGCAGTTCAAGGTCGCTACGTTGCCAGCGCCGGAGTTCGTCCGCACCCCCGGTTACCTGATCGATGGCGAGTACTTCAGCGCCGCCGACCTTACCGCCAAGCAGCCGGCTACCGCCGAGGCGCTCAAGCGCTACGAGAAGACCCTCGACGACCTGGCTCGCTCCATTGAAGACCCGCTCAACCCGGCGGCCAACAGCACCTTGTTCGCCCTGGACCAGATGAACGTGTCCACCTGGCTCGACAAGCTGCAACTGCCGGCGACCGCCCGTCAGTTGGTCAACCAGCAGATCCGCACCCGCTACGATGAACCGTCGCGCCTGTCGCTGCTGTACTTCGCCCAGCAGAACCGCGTCTATCGCAATATCAGCGACCGTGACCTGCGCGCCGCACGCCTGCCGGGTGGCAGTCCGGTGCTGGCCCAGGCTTTCGTCAAACAACTGAAGACCATCAAGACCAGCTCGCCAGTCACCTCCATCGTCCAGGACAAGGACGGGGTGACGGTCAAGGTCGGCAGCGTTGGCTACCAGGCCGACTATCTGGTGATGGCCGTGCCGCTGCGCGCCCTGGCCAAGATCCAGATGACCCCGGGCCTGGACAACCAGCACCTGGCTGCGCTCAAAGGCACCAACTACGGCTGGCGCGACCAGCTGATGCTCAAGTTCAAGAACCCGGTCTGGGAAAGCCGTGCGCGCATGTCCGGCGAGATCTTCAGCAATGCCGGCCTGGGCATGCTGTGGATCGAACCGGCGCTCAAGGGCGGGGCCAACGTGGTGATCAACCTGTCCGGCGACAATGCTCGCCTGCTGCAGGCGTTCGGCGACAAGCAGATGGTCGACCAGGTGCTGATTCGCCTGCATGCGTTCTACCCGCAAGCCCGTGGCGCGTTCACCGGCTACGAAGTACGTCGCTACAGCACCGATGCCGGTACCGGTGGCGCCTACCTGGCCTACGGCCCAGGCCAGATCAGCAAGTACTGGCGTCTGTGGGAACGCCCGGTGCAGCGCATCACCTTTGCCGGTGAGCACACTGACGCGCTCTATCCTGGCACCCTGGAAGGCGCCCTGCGCAGTGGCCAGCGTGCCGCCAGCCAGGTGCTGGACCTGGCTGCAGGCAAGTCGTTCGACCCGGTCAAGGCGGCGCCAGTGGCCGCTGCCGCAGCTGTGGGCGCCGTTGCAGCCAAGGACAAGGGCGGTTTCTTCTCCAACCTGTTCGGTGGCTCCTCGGACAAGGCACAACCCGCATCTGCCAAGGCCGAGCCGGTCAAAACCGAAGCGGCCGCGCAGGACAAACCGGGCTTCTTCTCTCGCTTGTTCGGTGGTGCTGACAAGCCGCAAGTCAAGGTTGCACCGGTTGCCAAGGCTGAGGAGGCAGCGCCTGCGCCGGCCCCTGTCCAGGTTCCTGCTCCGGCAGCCCCGGTAATCGAGGCCAAGGAAGAGCCCGCCAAGCCGGTCGCGACCAAGCCAGCCCCGGCCAAGGCAGTCGCCAAGCCTGCGGCCAAGCAGGCAGCGCATAAACCCGCGTCCAAGCCTGAGCCGGTCAAGAAAGCCACGGCCAAGTCCGAGCCCGTGAAAAAGCCTGTGGTGAACAGCCAGGCAAACGCGAACTGA
- a CDS encoding adenosylmethionine--8-amino-7-oxononanoate transaminase, with protein MGLNDQWMQRDLKVLWHPCTQMKDHEQLPLIPIRRGEGVWLEDFEGKRYLDAVSSWWVNVFGHANPRINQRIKDQVDQLEHVILAGFSHQPVIELSERLVAMTPAGLDRVFYADNGSSCIEVALKMSFHYWQNTGKPQKKRFVTLTNSYHGETIAAMSVGDVPLFTETYKALLLDTIKVPSPDCYLRPEGMGWEEHSRNMFAAMEQTLAEQHASIAAVIVEPLIQGAGGMRMYHPVYLKLLREACDRYDVHLIHDEIAVGFGRTGTMFACEQAGIRPDFLCLSKALTGGYLPLAACLTTDKVYQAFYDDYPTLRAFLHSHSYTGNPLACAAALATLDIFAQDNVVEANKALSARMASATAHLADHAHVAEVRQTGMALAIEMVKDKAGKVAFPWQERRGLKVFEHALSRGALLRPLGSVVYFLPPYVITPEQIDFLAEVASEGIDIATRDSVSVAVPADFHPDFRDPG; from the coding sequence ATGGGCCTCAACGATCAGTGGATGCAACGCGACCTGAAGGTCCTGTGGCACCCCTGCACCCAGATGAAAGACCACGAGCAGCTGCCACTGATCCCGATCCGTCGCGGTGAAGGCGTTTGGCTCGAGGACTTCGAGGGCAAGCGCTACCTGGACGCGGTCAGTTCCTGGTGGGTCAATGTGTTCGGCCACGCCAACCCGCGCATCAACCAGCGCATCAAGGACCAGGTCGACCAGCTCGAGCACGTGATCCTTGCCGGCTTCAGCCACCAGCCGGTGATCGAGCTGTCCGAGCGCCTGGTGGCCATGACCCCGGCCGGCCTCGATCGGGTGTTCTACGCCGACAACGGCTCGTCGTGCATCGAAGTGGCGCTGAAGATGAGCTTCCATTACTGGCAGAACACCGGCAAACCCCAGAAGAAGCGCTTCGTCACCCTGACCAACAGCTACCACGGCGAGACCATCGCCGCCATGTCGGTGGGCGATGTGCCGCTGTTCACCGAGACTTACAAGGCCCTGCTGCTGGACACGATCAAGGTGCCCAGCCCGGACTGCTACCTGCGCCCCGAAGGCATGGGCTGGGAAGAACACTCAAGGAACATGTTCGCCGCAATGGAGCAGACGCTGGCCGAGCAACACGCCAGCATCGCCGCGGTGATCGTCGAGCCGCTGATCCAGGGCGCCGGGGGCATGCGCATGTACCACCCGGTGTACCTCAAGCTGCTGCGCGAAGCCTGCGACCGCTACGACGTGCACCTGATCCACGACGAAATCGCCGTGGGCTTCGGCCGCACCGGGACGATGTTCGCCTGCGAGCAGGCCGGCATCCGCCCGGACTTCCTGTGCCTGTCCAAGGCCCTGACCGGCGGTTACCTGCCGCTGGCCGCCTGCCTGACCACCGACAAGGTGTACCAGGCGTTCTACGATGACTACCCGACCCTGCGCGCCTTCCTCCATTCGCACAGCTACACCGGCAACCCGCTGGCCTGCGCCGCGGCGTTGGCGACCCTCGACATCTTCGCCCAGGACAACGTGGTCGAAGCCAACAAGGCCCTGTCCGCGCGCATGGCCAGCGCCACCGCGCACCTGGCCGACCACGCCCACGTCGCCGAAGTGCGCCAGACCGGCATGGCCCTGGCCATCGAGATGGTCAAGGACAAGGCCGGCAAGGTCGCCTTCCCCTGGCAGGAACGCCGTGGCCTGAAGGTGTTCGAACATGCCCTGAGCCGTGGTGCGCTATTGCGCCCGTTGGGCAGTGTGGTGTATTTCCTGCCGCCCTACGTGATCACCCCGGAGCAGATCGACTTCCTGGCCGAAGTGGCCAGCGAAGGGATCGACATCGCCACCCGTGACAGTGTCAGCGTGGCGGTACCAGCCGACTTCCACCCCGATTTCCGCGACCCGGGCTAG
- a CDS encoding chemotaxis protein CheW codes for MLDHIAGQRSSLTGLLLPLGDRTLVLPNVAVAELIGHPAIACEPAEPAWHLGWVDWRQQRLPLIGFETACGGHTPSGERARIVVLNALGDTGLRYLAMLLQGIPRSCKLDSQLNYVDVPLAEFELAAVQVGEQVARVPDLAGLERLVRDAELQSAAS; via the coding sequence ATGCTTGACCATATCGCCGGCCAGCGCAGCAGCCTGACCGGGCTGTTGCTGCCCCTGGGCGACCGGACGCTGGTGTTGCCCAACGTCGCGGTGGCCGAACTGATCGGCCACCCTGCCATCGCCTGCGAGCCCGCTGAGCCGGCCTGGCACCTGGGCTGGGTCGACTGGCGCCAGCAGCGCCTGCCGCTGATCGGCTTCGAGACGGCCTGTGGCGGTCATACCCCATCCGGCGAGCGGGCGCGGATCGTCGTGCTCAATGCCCTGGGTGACACCGGGCTACGCTACCTGGCGATGCTGCTGCAGGGGATTCCGCGTTCGTGCAAGCTCGACAGCCAGCTCAACTACGTGGATGTACCACTGGCCGAATTCGAATTGGCGGCGGTGCAGGTGGGCGAGCAGGTGGCACGGGTGCCGGACCTGGCGGGGCTGGAGCGGTTGGTGCGTGACGCCGAACTGCAATCAGCGGCCAGTTAG
- a CDS encoding cytochrome b — protein MQLRNSSSRYGLVSIVLHWGVALAVFGLFGLGLWMVGLDYYSPWRKSGPDLHKSIGLVLLAVMLLRVLWRFVSPPPPAPANHGKVTRLAAKLGHLALYLGLFAVMTAGYLISTADGVGIPVFDLFEVPALVSDLPDQADTAGVIHLWLAWGLVIFAVLHALAALKHHFIDRDATLTRMLGRKA, from the coding sequence ATGCAACTGCGCAACTCATCTTCTCGCTATGGCCTGGTCAGCATCGTCCTGCACTGGGGCGTGGCGCTGGCGGTCTTCGGCCTGTTCGGCCTGGGGCTGTGGATGGTCGGCCTGGATTACTACAGCCCCTGGCGCAAATCCGGCCCCGACCTGCACAAGAGCATTGGCCTGGTGCTGTTGGCGGTCATGCTGCTGCGCGTGCTCTGGCGTTTCGTCAGCCCGCCGCCACCGGCACCGGCCAACCATGGCAAGGTGACCCGCCTGGCCGCCAAGCTAGGCCACCTGGCGCTGTACCTGGGGTTGTTCGCGGTGATGACCGCGGGCTACCTGATCTCCACTGCCGATGGCGTCGGCATTCCGGTGTTCGACCTGTTCGAGGTGCCGGCACTGGTCAGCGACCTGCCCGACCAGGCTGATACCGCCGGGGTGATCCACCTGTGGCTGGCGTGGGGGCTGGTGATCTTCGCCGTCCTGCATGCACTGGCGGCACTCAAGCACCATTTCATCGACCGTGACGCGACCCTGACCCGTATGTTGGGCCGCAAAGCTTGA
- the trhA gene encoding PAQR family membrane homeostasis protein TrhA, translating to MYHGERFNAWTHLVGAVLACIGAVWLIVVAGLQGDPWKIVSFSIYGFTLLLLYSISTLYHSTRGRAKQVMRKLDHLSIYLLIAGSYTPFCLVSLRGPWGWSLFGVVWGLAVIGMLQEIKPRSEARILSIIIYAVMGWIVLVAVKPLLSSLGAAGFAWLAAGGVFYTVGIVFFAFDSRFRHWHGIWHLFVIAGSLMHFVAVYLYVR from the coding sequence ATGTACCATGGTGAACGTTTCAACGCCTGGACCCACCTGGTCGGTGCGGTGCTGGCCTGCATTGGCGCGGTCTGGCTGATCGTCGTGGCCGGGCTCCAGGGCGACCCCTGGAAGATCGTCAGTTTTTCCATCTACGGCTTCACGCTGCTGCTGCTCTACAGCATCTCCACCCTCTACCACAGCACCCGGGGGCGGGCGAAGCAGGTCATGCGCAAGCTCGACCACCTGTCGATCTACCTGCTGATCGCCGGCAGCTACACCCCGTTCTGCCTGGTCAGCCTGCGCGGGCCCTGGGGCTGGAGCCTGTTCGGGGTGGTCTGGGGGCTGGCGGTGATCGGCATGCTGCAGGAGATCAAGCCACGTTCGGAAGCACGCATCCTGTCGATCATCATCTACGCGGTGATGGGCTGGATCGTGCTGGTGGCGGTCAAGCCGTTGCTGTCCAGCCTGGGGGCTGCGGGCTTCGCCTGGCTGGCGGCCGGCGGTGTGTTCTACACCGTCGGCATCGTCTTCTTCGCTTTCGACAGTCGCTTCCGCCACTGGCATGGCATCTGGCATCTGTTCGTGATTGCCGGGAGCCTGATGCACTTCGTCGCGGTCTATCTCTACGTTCGCTAG
- a CDS encoding 16S rRNA (uracil(1498)-N(3))-methyltransferase yields the protein MRLSRFFIDAPLGLGEHELPEAQAHYIGRVLRMAPGDAVQLFDGSGQEYLGQLLEVGKKTVRVSLDQALPGQAESPLHIHLGQGLSRGERMDWAIQKATELGVNAITPIISERCEVRLKDERADKRLAHWRQVAISACEQCGRSTVPVIHPPVTLAEWIKGSDADLKLVLHPVAAPLTSHEKPARLAFLIGPEGGLNDAEVEQAKAAGFHAARLGPRVLRTETAPVVALSVAQQLWGDF from the coding sequence ATGAGACTCTCCCGCTTCTTCATCGACGCCCCGCTTGGCCTCGGCGAGCACGAGCTCCCCGAAGCCCAGGCCCACTACATCGGCCGCGTGCTGCGCATGGCCCCCGGCGACGCCGTGCAGCTGTTCGACGGCAGCGGCCAGGAATACCTCGGCCAACTCCTCGAGGTGGGCAAGAAAACCGTGCGCGTCAGCCTCGACCAGGCCCTCCCCGGCCAGGCCGAGTCGCCCTTGCACATCCACCTCGGCCAGGGCCTGTCCCGCGGCGAGCGCATGGACTGGGCGATCCAGAAAGCCACTGAACTGGGCGTCAACGCAATCACCCCGATCATCAGCGAACGCTGCGAAGTGCGCCTGAAGGACGAGCGCGCCGACAAACGCCTGGCCCACTGGCGCCAGGTGGCAATCAGTGCCTGCGAGCAATGTGGCCGTTCGACCGTGCCGGTGATTCACCCGCCGGTCACCCTGGCGGAATGGATCAAGGGCAGCGACGCCGACCTCAAGCTGGTCCTGCACCCGGTGGCGGCGCCGCTGACCAGCCACGAAAAACCCGCCCGCCTGGCCTTCCTGATCGGCCCCGAAGGCGGCCTCAACGATGCCGAGGTCGAGCAGGCCAAGGCCGCCGGCTTCCACGCCGCCCGCCTTGGCCCGCGCGTGCTGCGCACCGAGACCGCGCCGGTGGTGGCGCTGTCGGTGGCGCAGCAGCTGTGGGGCGACTTCTAG